In one window of uncultured Acetobacteroides sp. DNA:
- a CDS encoding urea transporter: MSSISFSTSVKFWLDSTLNSYSQIFFSENKIFALALLLVTFLTPSVGIFGLLGVVLINLLARTGSLSKVEIQQGLYGLNALFLGMALGHNFQSTGLFVIFFVAAVFMLLIATVLFKELLAMQKLPFLVLPFLFTYWIISISSPNFTFLTENHYNPSLISDTFFKQPWIISKLIGSLYQIPIPHVVVVFFRTLSGALFQQSFLGGVVIAIGLFYSSRIAFSLSVIGFFVAYTFYTMFGANVNDFNNNLLGANYVFMAISLGCFYVIPNAYSYLNVVMFIPIQMLMVMFLGKMLAVFNVDAFTLPYCVVCIVFLFTLQFRWLRKYIHLTEVQYFMPEKNIYKYLNAIKRLKMEHLPKIALPFSGEWLVTQSYNGNVTHVGEWNNALDFVMSNDELKTFKYQGASIDEYGCYNKPVLAPFDGYVYDILNTVEDNYIGIVNVGSNWGNTIVINHLNGLYSQISHLKKDSFKVSVGEYVKKGRVLACCGNSGLSQEPHVHFQLQATPEIGAKTLFHPLSYFIEKRDGKSELKAFEIPKEKSFVSNVVPSVPLCECYSFYPGRKFIFKNESTNALSNWEVLTDGLNRQYIYCYDTKSYAYFVNDGTMFYFTDFEGDRKSLLYYFYLATYRQLLGYYEKIDVTDEVPLVQFRCRWLAWLQDLFVPFITFMRAEYTSRFVYADDLFSPRIIVFKSSVSVMLLKRAIRKISFEFEIRNNAFRYFAITQNKKRENYICVS, translated from the coding sequence TTGAGCTCAATATCGTTTAGTACATCGGTTAAGTTTTGGCTCGATAGTACGCTTAACAGCTATAGTCAGATATTTTTTTCGGAGAATAAGATTTTTGCGTTGGCCTTGTTGCTCGTAACCTTTCTAACTCCAAGCGTAGGAATATTTGGACTATTGGGCGTTGTACTGATAAACCTACTTGCCCGTACAGGCAGCCTTAGTAAGGTAGAGATTCAGCAGGGGCTATATGGGTTAAATGCCCTATTCCTTGGAATGGCCTTAGGGCACAACTTTCAGTCAACAGGGCTATTTGTTATCTTTTTTGTTGCTGCTGTATTTATGCTTCTAATAGCCACCGTGCTATTTAAAGAGTTATTGGCCATGCAGAAGCTGCCATTCCTTGTGCTTCCCTTTTTGTTTACCTACTGGATTATCTCTATCTCGTCGCCCAACTTCACTTTTTTAACCGAAAATCACTACAACCCCAGCTTAATTAGTGATACCTTTTTTAAGCAACCTTGGATTATAAGCAAGCTAATTGGCTCCTTATACCAAATTCCGATACCGCATGTTGTGGTGGTGTTCTTTCGTACGCTGTCGGGGGCGCTCTTCCAGCAAAGTTTTTTAGGTGGGGTTGTTATTGCTATTGGCCTATTTTATTCATCGCGAATAGCCTTCTCGCTAAGCGTAATCGGCTTTTTTGTTGCCTACACGTTCTATACGATGTTTGGTGCAAACGTAAACGATTTCAACAACAACCTGCTTGGGGCAAACTATGTGTTTATGGCAATTAGCCTAGGATGCTTCTATGTGATTCCAAATGCGTACAGCTACCTGAATGTTGTTATGTTCATTCCGATTCAGATGCTGATGGTTATGTTTCTAGGTAAGATGTTGGCCGTATTCAATGTCGATGCCTTTACCTTACCTTACTGCGTTGTATGCATTGTGTTCCTGTTTACGCTGCAATTTCGATGGCTTCGTAAGTACATTCACCTCACTGAAGTTCAGTATTTTATGCCAGAGAAGAACATCTACAAGTATCTCAACGCGATAAAAAGGCTTAAGATGGAGCATTTGCCTAAGATTGCGCTTCCATTTTCAGGAGAATGGCTCGTAACCCAAAGCTACAACGGAAATGTTACCCATGTAGGTGAATGGAACAACGCCTTGGATTTTGTTATGTCCAACGATGAATTGAAGACGTTCAAATACCAAGGGGCAAGCATTGATGAGTACGGGTGCTACAACAAGCCTGTACTGGCACCTTTTGATGGGTATGTGTACGACATCTTGAATACCGTAGAGGATAACTACATCGGTATTGTAAATGTAGGTTCCAACTGGGGGAATACAATTGTTATTAACCATTTAAACGGATTGTACTCTCAGATCAGCCATCTAAAAAAGGATTCGTTTAAGGTTTCGGTAGGCGAGTATGTAAAAAAGGGAAGGGTACTTGCATGCTGTGGAAATTCGGGGCTCTCCCAAGAACCCCATGTTCACTTTCAGCTGCAGGCAACACCAGAGATTGGAGCAAAGACGCTATTCCATCCGCTATCGTACTTCATAGAGAAACGGGATGGGAAGAGCGAACTAAAGGCATTTGAGATACCGAAGGAGAAATCGTTTGTAAGCAATGTTGTGCCGTCTGTTCCGCTTTGCGAATGCTACAGCTTTTATCCGGGCCGTAAGTTTATCTTCAAAAATGAAAGCACCAACGCTTTAAGCAACTGGGAGGTTTTAACCGATGGACTAAACCGCCAATACATTTACTGCTACGATACAAAGTCGTATGCCTACTTTGTGAACGATGGTACGATGTTCTACTTTACCGACTTTGAGGGCGATCGTAAGTCCTTACTCTACTACTTCTACCTAGCAACCTACCGCCAGTTGCTGGGCTACTACGAAAAGATTGACGTTACTGATGAGGTTCCCCTCGTTCAGTTCCGCTGCCGTTGGCTGGCTTGGTTGCAAGACCTATTTGTTCCATTTATTACGTTCATGCGCGCCGAGTATACCTCTAGGTTTGTATATGCTGACGACCTGTTCTCACCTCGCATTATTGTGTTTAAATCGTCGGTAAGCGTGATGCTGCTTAAGCGTGCCATTCGGAAGATTAGCTTCGAGTTCGAGATACGGAACAATGCCTTTAGGTATTTTGCTATCACCCAAAATAAAAAGCGAGAGAACTATATATGCGTATCTTGA
- a CDS encoding tetratricopeptide repeat protein produces MEILKRFFPVCLLALALNVQAQTSNLIDAFSKSYSLEASKKYDDAISVLNKAYDASSYETNLRLGWLHYLAGKQKESVAFYEKASNLMPSATEPLWAVLKPLTALKQWDDCEKNYMKIIKLDPKNSVANYQLGMIYYNRKNYLNAKQYFDVSLILFPFDYDNMLMSAWTCLRLERNTDAKSLFNKVLLYRPNDASALDGLKQIK; encoded by the coding sequence ATGGAAATTTTAAAGCGATTTTTCCCAGTATGCCTGCTCGCGCTTGCGCTGAACGTTCAGGCGCAGACCAGCAACCTGATCGATGCCTTCTCGAAAAGTTACTCGCTTGAGGCAAGCAAAAAGTACGACGATGCCATATCGGTGCTCAACAAAGCCTACGATGCGAGCTCGTATGAGACCAACCTACGGTTGGGATGGCTGCACTACCTGGCTGGAAAGCAGAAGGAGTCGGTTGCCTTCTACGAAAAGGCCTCTAACCTTATGCCCAGTGCCACAGAGCCTCTTTGGGCTGTCCTAAAGCCGCTAACGGCCCTAAAGCAGTGGGACGACTGCGAAAAGAACTACATGAAGATCATCAAGCTCGACCCTAAGAATTCGGTGGCCAACTACCAGTTGGGGATGATCTACTACAACCGGAAGAACTACCTGAACGCAAAGCAGTACTTTGATGTATCGCTCATTCTGTTCCCCTTCGACTACGACAACATGCTGATGAGCGCATGGACCTGCTTGCGCTTAGAAAGAAACACGGATGCCAAATCGTTATTCAATAAGGTGCTTTTGTATAGGCCAAACGATGCCTCGGCATTGGACGGGCTTAAGCAGATTAAGTAG
- a CDS encoding DUF4153 domain-containing protein — MIKQRIGRVAQALVNAAKGNPMECILAVVAVGVGIASIYASRYHEYRLFYYPMLFLLTNIANKLTGNHQSRWVYYTVSLLSLAAFVLFKVEPSGSYYVVALGCVSLAYLSFPLYPNNERFAENVLNNVVALLFAGFVAGVVFLLTASIKLSLSYLFDLHSSGKDIESIAVLVWIGFFPILFLAFNDNSLKLTLKNRFTEILFNYILTPAVIVYMLIFYVYFVKVALQWELPKGNVAYMVFGFGIAAYLLKMVSYLLAKDYFGWLYRNLSYFVLPALVLFWIGTIYRVTEYGFTEDRIYLLIGGAFLTVTSLVLISNKLGRYLYLSLGIIVVLSAFTYIPFMSAKTLGIKSQEHRFEKALATLGYTNLNSTVRFKPLADTPQNREVINTLTSSFRYISNNAEKGYPAKQLGVADTYQLENIITSENYDLGNESSDRSYQVNSLENPKSSLNIQGYKTMVVLETYSKDGSYYQCEDSKLDIYYKDKKIFTANKDSLLKKQLGKAGVSLLDAQGYRRQLTDLQQQLLYRIEIPGGVALVNSYSYSINDNSYKTEDVELYGILLR, encoded by the coding sequence ATGATAAAGCAACGGATCGGAAGGGTAGCCCAAGCGCTGGTAAACGCCGCTAAGGGAAATCCCATGGAGTGTATTCTGGCTGTAGTAGCCGTTGGCGTTGGAATAGCAAGCATCTACGCATCGAGGTACCACGAGTACCGCTTGTTCTACTATCCGATGCTTTTCCTGCTGACCAACATTGCCAATAAGCTTACCGGCAACCATCAAAGCCGATGGGTATACTACACCGTATCGTTGCTTTCGCTGGCCGCTTTTGTCCTTTTCAAGGTTGAGCCCAGCGGCAGCTACTACGTTGTGGCGCTGGGATGTGTTTCGCTGGCGTACCTCTCGTTTCCGCTTTACCCCAACAACGAGCGCTTTGCCGAGAACGTGCTCAACAACGTTGTGGCGCTGCTATTCGCTGGCTTCGTAGCCGGGGTGGTGTTCCTGCTAACCGCATCGATAAAGCTGAGCCTGAGCTACCTTTTCGACCTGCACAGCAGCGGAAAGGATATCGAGAGCATTGCAGTGCTTGTTTGGATTGGATTTTTCCCCATCCTGTTCCTCGCCTTCAACGACAATAGCCTAAAGCTTACGCTAAAGAATAGGTTCACCGAGATCCTTTTCAACTATATCCTTACGCCAGCAGTTATCGTCTACATGCTGATATTTTACGTCTACTTCGTTAAGGTGGCGCTTCAGTGGGAGCTACCCAAGGGGAATGTGGCCTACATGGTGTTCGGATTTGGAATTGCCGCCTACCTGCTTAAGATGGTTTCGTACCTGCTGGCGAAGGATTACTTTGGCTGGCTGTACCGCAACCTTTCGTACTTTGTGCTGCCTGCGTTGGTGCTCTTTTGGATTGGAACAATATACCGCGTAACCGAGTACGGCTTTACCGAAGATCGCATCTACCTGCTAATTGGTGGAGCCTTTTTGACGGTGACATCGCTGGTGCTTATCAGCAATAAGTTGGGGAGATACCTATATCTCTCGCTGGGGATAATCGTGGTGCTGTCGGCATTTACCTACATCCCGTTTATGTCGGCAAAAACGTTGGGCATAAAGTCGCAGGAGCATCGATTCGAAAAGGCACTTGCTACGCTAGGGTATACCAACCTCAATAGCACCGTACGCTTTAAGCCGCTTGCCGATACTCCCCAAAACCGAGAGGTTATTAACACGCTAACCTCTTCGTTCCGCTACATCAGCAACAATGCCGAGAAGGGATACCCCGCAAAGCAACTAGGCGTAGCGGATACGTACCAACTCGAAAACATTATTACTTCGGAGAACTACGACTTGGGCAACGAATCATCCGATCGTAGTTATCAGGTAAACTCGCTGGAGAACCCAAAATCCTCATTAAATATCCAGGGCTATAAAACTATGGTCGTACTCGAAACCTACTCTAAAGATGGCAGCTACTACCAATGCGAGGACTCTAAGTTGGATATTTACTATAAGGACAAAAAAATCTTTACCGCCAATAAGGATTCGCTACTAAAAAAACAGCTCGGCAAAGCAGGAGTTAGCCTTCTCGATGCTCAAGGATATAGACGGCAGCTAACAGACCTGCAGCAACAACTACTCTACCGAATAGAAATACCGGGCGGTGTAGCCTTGGTAAATAGCTATAGCTATTCCATTAATGATAATTCGTATAAAACGGAGGACGTTGAGCTGTATGGTATTCTGTTAAGATAA
- a CDS encoding DUF6261 family protein, with protein MKLIIALSKRLIDSLVGYGKEVISYFETAEIPELLTAKPFTKVKESYTLMVQGYMKARKNAYTELLFSLDALRDSAYKILQTVVEGLVYSEVPAEAAAAQLLKRLFDQYGTDFLIYSYVKETAQLSKFLQELKKPEYAAAVATLKQGVKVAKLEDAEKKFEETYTLSVEDKVAHAAYESASDARRVFAEDMRKMMNYVELMAMSADPKWVALCQKIEAFNIKFEQNEAKTKTKSKPKDKDKDKDKPKTSKDDAPKA; from the coding sequence ATGAAATTGATCATAGCACTATCAAAGAGGCTTATCGATTCCCTCGTTGGATACGGTAAGGAGGTAATCAGCTACTTCGAGACCGCTGAGATACCCGAATTGCTAACCGCCAAGCCTTTTACGAAGGTGAAGGAGTCCTACACCCTCATGGTGCAGGGGTACATGAAGGCGCGCAAGAATGCGTACACCGAGCTGCTGTTCAGCCTCGATGCGCTGCGCGATAGCGCCTACAAGATTCTCCAAACCGTAGTCGAGGGCCTTGTGTACTCCGAGGTGCCCGCCGAGGCTGCTGCGGCGCAGCTCCTAAAGCGGCTCTTCGACCAGTACGGGACCGACTTCCTAATCTACTCGTACGTGAAGGAGACGGCCCAGCTGTCGAAGTTTCTTCAGGAGCTCAAGAAGCCCGAGTATGCCGCTGCCGTAGCCACGCTAAAGCAGGGCGTAAAGGTGGCGAAGCTCGAGGATGCCGAGAAGAAGTTCGAGGAAACCTACACCCTAAGCGTGGAGGATAAGGTTGCTCACGCGGCCTACGAGTCGGCCTCCGACGCACGGAGGGTGTTCGCCGAGGACATGCGCAAGATGATGAACTACGTAGAGCTAATGGCGATGAGTGCCGACCCCAAGTGGGTGGCCCTTTGCCAGAAGATCGAGGCCTTCAACATCAAGTTCGAGCAGAACGAGGCTAAGACCAAGACCAAGTCCAAGCCCAAGGATAAAGATAAGGATAAGGACAAACCCAAAACCAGCAAGGATGACGCCCCAAAGGCGTAG
- a CDS encoding phosphatidylglycerol lysyltransferase domain-containing protein has translation MDLRFSTIQNVRSIAKMRLLYVRDNSKVILQFLIAALFLGVGFWFLKHEGSELLDVRQIIVQSRWLWVCLGIVMTFIYVILQGYAYKLSFAMVRRNVPLWLNIIMFLKRNFVSVFLPAGGVTSLAFFSGDIEKGGVPKSSINFASSVYAFLGILSVIVIALPIFTYSLAEGLTGYSEIVALVLLIVLLGGVFLCYKSIVRKGSVYKVLVKYIPSSEVFLGDIISHQVDRLLFGYAFFVSVLVDVAGIIHLYIAMLALGFSPTIESAMLSYLVSVVFLIVSPFMRGLGAIEVSMTFILTRFGYNNVEAIAITLLYRFLEFWLPLVLGIFSFLIKINKLLMRVIPALLILSLGVINILSVMTASIGERVKLLHDFIPFAVINASNYLVLLAGFLMLLTSIFLIRGLRTAWWMAFLLSLVSVVGHLTKAIDYEEAIIALLVMAMLIFSKKEYVVRTNPRLRNVGVRTALLSVVAVLIYGVVGFYFLDKHHFNIDFSIGQSIHYTLQYYFMVGSDLIPGDHFSRRFLVSISLCGLITLSFLCFTIVYPYIVKYFGEPSHIETAQKLVAKYGKSSVDYFKTYNDKFFFFSKDEEAFIAYRVVASFAVVLEDPVAADQAQMKACIEQFDRYCFNNGLKCIYYRVPESSLCIYAELKKKRLFIGQEAVVDLESFTLEGRKRGTLRNAVNKVADKGFKTTVHTPPLKDGLLQKLKAVSDEWLIDSGRSEIVFSQGMFIWEELKEQTVMTVESPEEKIDAFLNIIPDYVDGEITYDLIRKTADAPNGITMFLLIEFFKYAKAAGFKSVNLGFAPMSGIEVPKNATERSMKYAYNSIRTFSHYKGLREFKERFYPTWNNIYLIYDHDFDLLSIPTILTKVIKP, from the coding sequence ATGGACCTAAGATTTTCTACTATTCAAAATGTTAGAAGCATCGCCAAGATGCGACTCCTTTACGTGCGCGACAACAGCAAGGTAATCCTGCAATTCCTGATTGCTGCGCTTTTCCTTGGTGTCGGCTTTTGGTTCTTGAAGCACGAAGGCTCCGAGCTGTTGGATGTTAGGCAGATCATTGTACAATCGAGATGGCTATGGGTATGCCTAGGCATTGTAATGACGTTTATTTACGTCATCCTGCAGGGCTACGCCTACAAGCTATCGTTTGCCATGGTAAGGCGTAATGTACCGCTATGGCTCAACATAATCATGTTTCTAAAGCGCAACTTTGTAAGCGTATTCCTTCCTGCAGGTGGCGTAACCTCGTTGGCATTCTTCTCGGGCGATATTGAAAAAGGGGGAGTTCCCAAGTCGAGCATAAACTTTGCCTCCAGCGTTTACGCCTTTTTAGGCATCCTATCTGTTATTGTGATTGCGCTACCCATATTTACCTACTCGCTTGCCGAGGGGCTAACCGGATACTCCGAGATTGTTGCCTTGGTACTGCTTATCGTTCTGCTTGGCGGCGTATTCCTCTGCTATAAATCTATCGTTAGGAAAGGATCGGTTTACAAAGTATTGGTAAAGTACATTCCCTCTAGCGAGGTATTTCTGGGCGATATCATCAGCCATCAGGTAGATCGATTGTTGTTTGGCTACGCCTTCTTTGTTTCTGTTCTTGTTGATGTAGCAGGAATCATTCACCTATACATAGCCATGTTGGCGCTAGGCTTCTCACCTACCATCGAGTCGGCAATGCTAAGCTACTTGGTATCGGTTGTCTTTCTTATCGTATCTCCTTTTATGAGAGGATTAGGCGCCATAGAGGTTTCCATGACGTTTATTCTTACCCGATTTGGCTACAACAACGTAGAGGCCATTGCCATAACGCTGCTATACCGTTTCCTTGAGTTCTGGTTGCCGTTGGTGCTGGGCATATTCAGCTTTCTTATCAAGATTAACAAGCTGCTAATGCGGGTTATTCCGGCCCTGCTCATTTTATCGTTAGGGGTAATTAATATTCTTTCGGTAATGACAGCCTCTATTGGCGAGAGGGTAAAACTCCTGCACGATTTTATTCCATTCGCTGTTATTAATGCCTCCAACTATTTGGTGCTGTTGGCTGGCTTTCTGATGCTTCTTACCTCCATATTTCTGATTAGAGGGCTACGAACCGCTTGGTGGATGGCCTTCCTTCTTAGCTTGGTCTCGGTAGTTGGACACCTTACCAAAGCTATCGACTACGAGGAGGCAATTATCGCTCTTTTGGTGATGGCAATGCTGATCTTCTCCAAAAAGGAGTATGTGGTAAGAACCAATCCCCGGCTGCGAAACGTGGGGGTACGAACGGCATTGCTCAGCGTCGTAGCAGTGCTGATTTACGGAGTTGTGGGTTTCTACTTCCTCGATAAGCACCATTTCAACATCGACTTTAGCATTGGACAGAGCATCCACTACACGCTTCAGTACTACTTTATGGTTGGTAGCGACCTGATTCCTGGCGATCACTTCTCGCGCCGCTTCCTTGTTTCCATAAGTCTTTGCGGACTTATAACCCTATCTTTCCTATGCTTTACCATCGTTTATCCGTACATCGTAAAGTATTTCGGCGAACCTTCCCACATCGAAACAGCACAAAAGTTGGTGGCAAAGTATGGCAAATCCTCAGTAGACTATTTTAAAACATACAACGATAAATTTTTCTTCTTCTCAAAGGATGAGGAAGCCTTTATTGCCTACCGGGTTGTTGCATCGTTTGCGGTTGTTTTGGAAGATCCTGTAGCGGCAGATCAAGCACAGATGAAGGCATGCATCGAGCAATTCGACAGATACTGCTTCAACAACGGTCTAAAATGCATCTACTATAGAGTGCCAGAATCGAGCCTATGCATATATGCCGAGCTGAAAAAGAAGAGGCTCTTTATTGGACAAGAGGCCGTTGTCGATCTGGAATCGTTTACTCTCGAAGGGCGTAAACGAGGTACGCTTCGGAATGCCGTTAATAAGGTGGCCGATAAGGGCTTTAAAACTACCGTGCATACGCCTCCGCTAAAGGATGGGCTGCTGCAAAAGCTGAAAGCGGTATCCGACGAGTGGCTAATTGATAGCGGTCGTAGCGAGATAGTGTTCTCTCAGGGAATGTTTATCTGGGAAGAGTTAAAGGAGCAAACCGTAATGACCGTCGAAAGCCCCGAGGAGAAGATTGATGCCTTCCTTAACATCATCCCAGACTATGTCGATGGCGAGATAACGTACGATCTGATTCGTAAAACAGCCGATGCCCCCAACGGCATAACCATGTTCCTGCTTATCGAGTTCTTTAAGTACGCAAAAGCAGCAGGATTTAAGTCGGTAAACTTAGGATTTGCGCCTATGTCGGGTATCGAAGTTCCAAAAAATGCGACAGAGCGCTCCATGAAGTATGCCTACAACTCCATTCGCACATTCTCTCACTACAAAGGTTTACGCGAATTTAAGGAGAGGTTCTACCCCACTTGGAATAACATATACTTAATCTACGACCACGATTTTGATCTGCTTTCTATCCCTACAATACTGACAAAGGTGATTAAGCCGTAA
- a CDS encoding DUF998 domain-containing protein — MKKSTSYFIYIASAACLAGCVGEFVALFALGAQYPGYNQLKDTMSALGASISPVSDAISLWWCIAGILFTLYGIGFRMAFADKGRYALVASVLIILYGLGEGIGSGAFKADHVMGGSTISSLIHNTLGGFGVAAILAFPAIMPKVLQAKKGSAFSRFSNIAFVVGILSILLFLFRYLHNEHNFFVVYKGLWQRLFMLNTYAYLATIAIITIRNNRQIVTHK; from the coding sequence ATGAAAAAATCGACCAGCTACTTCATATATATTGCATCGGCAGCCTGCCTGGCAGGCTGTGTGGGTGAATTTGTTGCTTTATTCGCGTTAGGAGCGCAGTACCCCGGCTACAACCAGCTTAAGGATACCATGAGCGCGTTGGGTGCATCCATCAGCCCGGTATCTGATGCTATATCGCTTTGGTGGTGTATTGCAGGAATCCTGTTTACGCTGTATGGCATAGGCTTTAGAATGGCATTTGCCGACAAAGGGCGGTATGCCCTAGTAGCCTCCGTCCTGATTATCCTCTACGGACTTGGAGAAGGTATCGGTTCTGGAGCATTTAAGGCCGACCATGTAATGGGCGGCTCTACCATATCCAGCCTTATCCATAATACGCTGGGAGGATTTGGCGTAGCTGCCATACTGGCGTTTCCGGCTATCATGCCAAAGGTTTTGCAAGCGAAGAAGGGCTCTGCGTTTTCGCGCTTTTCGAACATCGCTTTTGTGGTTGGTATTCTGTCTATCCTTCTTTTTTTATTCAGATATCTGCATAACGAGCACAACTTTTTCGTTGTATATAAAGGCTTATGGCAGCGGTTATTTATGCTGAACACCTACGCCTACCTAGCAACCATTGCCATCATCACCATTCGCAACAATCGGCAAATAGTAACCCATAAATAA
- a CDS encoding AcvB/VirJ family lysyl-phosphatidylglycerol hydrolase: MINRDKEAAKPKGIAAAIAICIMLLGFSAQAVTVENLNYGTFGRVTIYIPDRQPEAVVLFVSGDGGWNKGVVNMAKNIVDKDALVVGIDIRQYYKNIRRLNAKCYYPAGDFEDLSMTIQKRYKIKQYLKPILVGYSSGATLAYGALAQAPANTFKGAISLGFCPDIETDRTLCRGIGLSSHELKRNKAFYLEPCSHLTEPFIVLQGVDDQVCSFDDVKRYLNGMPMCELVELKKVGHGFSVEKNWVPQMLAAYSKIVHEPSYAEKKSVKSNGVQPVSATSPASYELPLTLIPSTVKENLPLAIFISGDGGWTSFDQTVSEMLAKRGVPVVGLDAQSYFWSEKDPRTAAVEISKAAAHYMQQWNRKSLILVGYSFGACVAPFIANRFPEMVKDALKEVFCISPDETGDFEIHISDMLSLSNREKYNVLAEVKKIKSLNPICLFGNEESEELRSHFVAAGVKVQTLPGNHHFNEDYQALSLAIVRGLTGGN; this comes from the coding sequence ATGATTAACAGGGATAAAGAAGCAGCAAAACCAAAAGGAATAGCTGCGGCTATCGCCATTTGCATAATGCTTCTCGGCTTCAGCGCGCAAGCGGTTACCGTAGAAAACCTCAACTACGGCACATTTGGAAGGGTTACCATCTACATTCCCGACAGGCAACCCGAGGCCGTTGTGCTTTTTGTATCGGGCGATGGAGGCTGGAATAAAGGCGTGGTAAATATGGCAAAGAATATTGTCGATAAGGACGCGCTGGTTGTAGGCATCGACATCCGACAATACTACAAGAATATCAGGCGCCTCAACGCCAAATGCTACTATCCGGCAGGCGATTTCGAGGATCTAAGTATGACAATCCAGAAGAGGTACAAGATTAAGCAGTACCTAAAGCCAATTCTGGTGGGCTACTCATCGGGAGCAACACTGGCTTACGGCGCGCTGGCACAGGCTCCGGCAAACACCTTTAAGGGGGCAATTTCGCTGGGTTTTTGTCCTGATATTGAGACTGACAGGACGCTTTGCAGGGGTATAGGCCTATCGAGCCACGAGCTGAAGAGGAACAAGGCGTTTTACCTAGAGCCTTGCTCCCACCTTACCGAGCCTTTTATTGTGCTGCAAGGGGTCGACGATCAGGTGTGCTCGTTCGACGATGTTAAGCGCTACCTGAACGGCATGCCAATGTGCGAATTGGTTGAGCTAAAGAAGGTAGGTCATGGCTTTTCTGTCGAGAAAAACTGGGTTCCGCAGATGCTCGCGGCCTACAGCAAAATTGTACACGAGCCCAGCTACGCCGAAAAGAAGTCGGTAAAGAGCAATGGGGTGCAACCGGTATCGGCCACTTCGCCGGCAAGCTACGAGCTGCCTTTAACCCTGATTCCATCTACGGTAAAGGAGAATCTTCCGCTTGCCATCTTTATTTCGGGCGACGGAGGCTGGACCAGCTTCGACCAAACCGTATCGGAGATGCTTGCTAAGCGAGGCGTTCCCGTCGTAGGGCTCGATGCCCAAAGCTACTTCTGGAGCGAGAAAGATCCTAGAACAGCAGCGGTCGAGATATCCAAAGCAGCAGCCCACTACATGCAGCAATGGAACCGAAAGTCGCTTATTCTGGTTGGGTACTCCTTTGGCGCCTGCGTTGCTCCCTTCATAGCCAACCGTTTCCCCGAGATGGTAAAGGATGCGCTTAAAGAGGTCTTCTGCATATCCCCCGACGAGACTGGCGATTTCGAGATTCATATTTCGGATATGCTTAGCCTAAGCAACCGCGAGAAGTACAACGTTCTGGCCGAGGTAAAGAAGATAAAGTCGCTTAACCCGATTTGCCTGTTTGGCAACGAGGAGAGCGAAGAGCTTCGCAGCCATTTTGTGGCAGCTGGGGTAAAGGTGCAAACGCTTCCCGGCAACCACCACTTTAACGAAGACTACCAGGCGCTATCTTTGGCTATAGTTAGAGGATTAACGGGAGGAAACTAG